The segment AACGTTGCATGTCACCAACGATGGCGTAGCACCGATTTACCGCGATGCGTTCTTTGCCGCCGGCGAGAAGAGATCGACGACTTCACTGCGTGGGCTACTGCCCGGCGAAACGATCGAGTGCAGCGTCGCAGGAGCAAGCGACAGGGATCTTCAACAGATTTCCATCCAAAGCGACGCAATCCTACCGACCCAAACCATTCAATTTGATTCGGACTTGCGATAGCTCCGGTATTCGCAGCTCCGGCTTCTCACACGCCCCCAAGTACTGACTCATCAGGACTGGCAAAGATGCCGATCGGCAGCATGCCTCTGGCGAGGAATGAACCGCTCGGGCTACACCACACATTCGCAATGAACGATCGCTCGCCGTCAACGCCTTGTTTTTGAAGCGACACGAGCCCACCCTGCTATGCATTTGCTCAGCTTCTTTTCTTGCTGTTCGCTCGTCTCATCGGATACGAAAGTTCGCGAGCCTCGTCGACGCGTCTTTAATGGCGTTGTTCTGACAGACACGGCTGATCGCCATCGATCCCTTCTATCCATTTCTCAGGACTAGGTGTCGTCCGCTAGCGACGTTTGGTTCCGGCCGTTTCTTGCCGGCATTCCCCTGACACCTTCAGGAAGACTGAATGACCAACGAAAACCATGGTTTATGTCGAGAATCAGATAATCTTAAAATTAGTTGTTCCAGTTTTACCGCCCCCGTGCGATTACTTTAGTTCACCATCTCTAGCCTATAGAGTTCGGCGCCGCAGAGGCTGTCGAAACATCCGGTTACTCAGGACGACGAGACTTGGCAATACCTTGGTTCTGCGTTCCGTAAATGGCCAGCGTCAACGTTACGGCGAACTCAAAGCGTGAAACGTGTTCATGCTCCGAAAAGCAGGAGTATGACGAATAACTGAAATGCAGTCTCGAAACGAAGCTGGAAAGCGATCTCTATGAAAAGTCAACTCCACACCGTCCGCACGATTGCTTTGGCACTTGTCGCGGCAATTGGCCTGTTCGCCGGCGGATCGGTCCGCGGTGATGCTGCAAAGGCGATGACTGAAAGCGTTGGCGAAGAAACATCATTCAACGCCGACTGGACGTTCCATAACGGCGAAGCAGACGTTGCCGAGGCAGTTGACTTTGACGACTCGGTGTGGCGGTCGCTGAACTTGTCGCACGATTGGGCGATCGAAGGTCCATTCGATGTGAAGTACAACGCTCACTGCGGTGGGCTGCCGTTTCATGGGACAGGTTGGTATCGCAAGACGTTCCAAGTGCCCGCATACGCAAAGGGGAAAGTCGCTGCAATCACTTTTGACGGCGCGATGTACAACGCCCACGTTTGGGTGAACGGCACGTTCGTGGGCAATCGTCCGTTCGGATATATAGAGTTCCAGTACGACATCAGCAAGCACTTACGATACGGCAAAGAAAACATCATTTCCGTCCGGCTAAAAACAGAAGACCTTTCCTCGCGTTGGTATCCCGGCGCGAGGCTCTATCGAAACGTTTGGCTCGAGTACAAAAACCCGCTGCACTTGGCTCACTGGGGAACCTTTGTTTCGACGCCGATTGTCCAAGAAGACCGTCCGACGGTCGCTGTCGAAACAGCGATCGTTCAGTACCCAAACGCGGACGTCTGGACGGATGCAAAACTTGCGGCAAAAGAGTTTCCTGGATTTGACTTCATCGGCGAGTACGTGAAAGACGGCCAAGCCGTTCAAGTCACTCCATCGGGCGACAAGTTTTATCTGTCGATCTACCAAGGCGGCTTACCGGGATCCGGTTGGGATCACAGCCCGATTGCCCACCAGTGGGAAAATCTTGATGGAATGGCGACCCGACTGCAGGGTTGGAACAAGATCGATCGCAGCGAAACAGTTGTTGGCAAAAAGCCATCCGAGGATGCAACCGTGCTGTTCGACGGATCCAACGTCGATGCTTGGAATAACGGAAAGATCGAAAACGGTGTCTTGAAAGCAGGCGCAGTGACCAAGCAAAAGTATCGCGACTTTACCTTGTACCTCGAGTTTCAAATTCCGCTGAAACCCCAACCGCCGATCAGCCATCCGCATCGAGGGAACAGCGGCGTGTTTGCAGTAGGCGCCTACGAGGTTCAGATTTCGGACACGTTCGGCCTCGATCACGATCCCCAGGCATGGGAAGGCATCGACATGCTTAAACCGGTCAACACTTGGTCTGGAAGCATCTATGGAATTCGCTCGGCGGATCAAAACATGTGTCTACCGCCGCTGACTTGGCAAAGCATGGAGATCGATTTCAGGGCAGCTCGTTTCAAAGACGGCGTCAAGACTGCCGATGCCGTTATTTCCGTGATCCATAACGGTGTCAAAGTTCATGACCACGTTAGCCTGCCCGAAGGCACCGGCGGCGGACCAAGTGGGCCGCGAGATGAAGTCGCCGAAGGGCCGATCTATCTACAAAACCATGGCAACCCCAACCGATTTCGCAATATCTGGATCGTTTCTCGATAGCCATTGAAATGGCAGATGACATTAACCAACCGCGCCGGCCCCGTAGCGATGACACTATAAAACCATGACCAAATTCACTTACGTTTTCGGCGTTTTCCTTTTTGCTTTGACGGTTCCCTGTTTCGCAGACGAACCTCAGGCAACCGACCGTCCCAACATCGTGCTGATCATGGCGGATGACTTGGGGCTGGGCGATGTGAACTACTATCAAAAAAAGTTCCAAGCCAAAAAATCGTTGGTGCCCACCCCGGCGATGGACGCACTGGCCAAAGATGGAATGTGGTTCACTGACGCCCATTCGGCGACCGCCCTTTGTTCGCCAACACGTTACTGCGTGATGAGCGGCAACATGAATTACCGCAGCTACGCTCCGTGGGGCGTTTGGGGTTCGTTCCGTGAAAGTCCGTTCAAACCAGGCGAAGCCACACTTGGCAGCGTGGCCAAGTCGGCGGGCTATGCGACCGGCTTTGTTGGAAAGTGGCACCTGGGCGGAGACTTCCTAGACTCAGCGACGGGAGAAATCTATCGCAAATCAGAACGCAACGACCCCAACACGACTGTCGATATGACCAAGATGGTTGGCGGCGGTCCGCCGTCGATCGGTTTCGACTACAGCCTAACGTTGCCATGCGGAATCCAAGGACCAAGCTACA is part of the Rubripirellula reticaptiva genome and harbors:
- a CDS encoding family 16 glycoside hydrolase, whose amino-acid sequence is MKSQLHTVRTIALALVAAIGLFAGGSVRGDAAKAMTESVGEETSFNADWTFHNGEADVAEAVDFDDSVWRSLNLSHDWAIEGPFDVKYNAHCGGLPFHGTGWYRKTFQVPAYAKGKVAAITFDGAMYNAHVWVNGTFVGNRPFGYIEFQYDISKHLRYGKENIISVRLKTEDLSSRWYPGARLYRNVWLEYKNPLHLAHWGTFVSTPIVQEDRPTVAVETAIVQYPNADVWTDAKLAAKEFPGFDFIGEYVKDGQAVQVTPSGDKFYLSIYQGGLPGSGWDHSPIAHQWENLDGMATRLQGWNKIDRSETVVGKKPSEDATVLFDGSNVDAWNNGKIENGVLKAGAVTKQKYRDFTLYLEFQIPLKPQPPISHPHRGNSGVFAVGAYEVQISDTFGLDHDPQAWEGIDMLKPVNTWSGSIYGIRSADQNMCLPPLTWQSMEIDFRAARFKDGVKTADAVISVIHNGVKVHDHVSLPEGTGGGPSGPRDEVAEGPIYLQNHGNPNRFRNIWIVSR